The proteins below are encoded in one region of Antennarius striatus isolate MH-2024 chromosome 7, ASM4005453v1, whole genome shotgun sequence:
- the ccn1 gene encoding CCN family member 1 isoform X1, with protein MLTLTVIVTFLGSLNLSLMEDFFSAEQVLSSSCPSVCECPLAMPKCAPGVSVVLDGCGCCKVCARQLNEDCSLTEPCDHTKGLECNFGASFAAATTRGICRAKSEGRPCEYNSRIYQNGESFQPNCKHQCTCIDGAVGCVPLCPQELSLPNLGCANPRLVKVAGQCCEEWVCDDGKQRDILEKIFGKDMFTDDSESDLTNRNELITIVKGRLKSLPAYRPLPEVQRFDNSKCIVQTTPWSQCSKSCGTGISTRVTNKNNECKLVKETRICEVRPCTQSPYSSLKKGKKCSRTKKSSQPVKFTYAGCSSLKKYRPKYCGACVDGRCCSPHDTRTIRVKFRCEDGETFNKNIMMIESCKCNYNCPHANEASYPFYRLSNDIHKFRD; from the exons ATGCTGACGCTTACAGTTATCGTTACCTTCCTGGGGAGCCTCAACTTG TCTCTcatggaagattttttttcggCCGAACAggtcctctcctcttcctgcccCTCCGTGTGCGAGTGTCCCCTGGCGATGCCCAAGTGCGCCCCCGGCGTGAGCGTCGTCCTGGACGGCTGTGGCTGCTGCAAAGTGTGCGCCAGGCAGCTGAACGAGGACTGCAGCCTGACCGAGCCTTGTGACCACACGAAAGGGCTGGAGTGTAACTTTGGGGCCAGCTTTGCCGCTGCTACCACCCGTGGCATCTGTCGAG CCAAGTCAGAGGGCAGACCCTGCGAGTACAACAGCAGGATCTACCAGAACGGAGAGAGCTTCCAGCCCAACTGTAAACACCAGTGCACATGCATTGATGGGGCAGTGGGATGTGTCCCACTCTGTCCTCAGGAGCTCTCCCTGCCCAACCTGGGCTGTGCCAACCCCAGACTGGTCAAAGTTGCTGGTCAGTGCTGCGAAGAGTGGGTGTGTGATGATGGCAAGCAGAGAGACATCCTGGAGAAGATATTTGGCAAAGACATGTTCACCGATGACTCAGAAAGCGACCTCACCAACAGGAACGAGCTCATCACTATTGTGAAGGGGAGACTCAAGTCTCTACCTG CTTACAGGCCACTGCCTGAAGTCCAAAGGTTCGACAACTCAAAGTGCATCGTCCAAACTACTCCATGGTCCCAGTGCTCCAAGAGCTGTGGAACTGGCATCTCCACCAGAGTCACCAACAAAAATAACGAGTGCAAGCTGGTCAAAGAGACAAGAATCTGCGAAGTGCGACCATGCACCCAATCCCCATACTCCAGTCTTAAG aaaggaaagaaatgcaGCAGAACCAAGAAGTCCAGCCAGCCAGTGAAGTTCACCTACGCTGGCTGTTCCAGCCTGAAGAAGTACAGGCCCAAGTACTGCGGGGCCTGCGTGGACGGCCGCTGCTGCAGCCCCCACGACACCAGGACCATCCGCGTCAAGTTCCGCTGCGAGGATGGCGAGACCTTCAACAAGAACATCATGATGATCGAGTCCTGCAAGTGCAACTACAACTGTCCCCACGCCAACGAAGCCTCCTACCCCTTCTACCGTCTGTCCAACGACATCCACAAGTTCAGAGACTGA
- the ccn1 gene encoding CCN family member 1 isoform X2, producing the protein MLTLTVIVTFLGSLNLVLSSSCPSVCECPLAMPKCAPGVSVVLDGCGCCKVCARQLNEDCSLTEPCDHTKGLECNFGASFAAATTRGICRAKSEGRPCEYNSRIYQNGESFQPNCKHQCTCIDGAVGCVPLCPQELSLPNLGCANPRLVKVAGQCCEEWVCDDGKQRDILEKIFGKDMFTDDSESDLTNRNELITIVKGRLKSLPAYRPLPEVQRFDNSKCIVQTTPWSQCSKSCGTGISTRVTNKNNECKLVKETRICEVRPCTQSPYSSLKKGKKCSRTKKSSQPVKFTYAGCSSLKKYRPKYCGACVDGRCCSPHDTRTIRVKFRCEDGETFNKNIMMIESCKCNYNCPHANEASYPFYRLSNDIHKFRD; encoded by the exons ATGCTGACGCTTACAGTTATCGTTACCTTCCTGGGGAGCCTCAACTTG gtcctctcctcttcctgcccCTCCGTGTGCGAGTGTCCCCTGGCGATGCCCAAGTGCGCCCCCGGCGTGAGCGTCGTCCTGGACGGCTGTGGCTGCTGCAAAGTGTGCGCCAGGCAGCTGAACGAGGACTGCAGCCTGACCGAGCCTTGTGACCACACGAAAGGGCTGGAGTGTAACTTTGGGGCCAGCTTTGCCGCTGCTACCACCCGTGGCATCTGTCGAG CCAAGTCAGAGGGCAGACCCTGCGAGTACAACAGCAGGATCTACCAGAACGGAGAGAGCTTCCAGCCCAACTGTAAACACCAGTGCACATGCATTGATGGGGCAGTGGGATGTGTCCCACTCTGTCCTCAGGAGCTCTCCCTGCCCAACCTGGGCTGTGCCAACCCCAGACTGGTCAAAGTTGCTGGTCAGTGCTGCGAAGAGTGGGTGTGTGATGATGGCAAGCAGAGAGACATCCTGGAGAAGATATTTGGCAAAGACATGTTCACCGATGACTCAGAAAGCGACCTCACCAACAGGAACGAGCTCATCACTATTGTGAAGGGGAGACTCAAGTCTCTACCTG CTTACAGGCCACTGCCTGAAGTCCAAAGGTTCGACAACTCAAAGTGCATCGTCCAAACTACTCCATGGTCCCAGTGCTCCAAGAGCTGTGGAACTGGCATCTCCACCAGAGTCACCAACAAAAATAACGAGTGCAAGCTGGTCAAAGAGACAAGAATCTGCGAAGTGCGACCATGCACCCAATCCCCATACTCCAGTCTTAAG aaaggaaagaaatgcaGCAGAACCAAGAAGTCCAGCCAGCCAGTGAAGTTCACCTACGCTGGCTGTTCCAGCCTGAAGAAGTACAGGCCCAAGTACTGCGGGGCCTGCGTGGACGGCCGCTGCTGCAGCCCCCACGACACCAGGACCATCCGCGTCAAGTTCCGCTGCGAGGATGGCGAGACCTTCAACAAGAACATCATGATGATCGAGTCCTGCAAGTGCAACTACAACTGTCCCCACGCCAACGAAGCCTCCTACCCCTTCTACCGTCTGTCCAACGACATCCACAAGTTCAGAGACTGA